In Arcobacter ellisii, a genomic segment contains:
- a CDS encoding urease accessory protein UreE, with the protein MQFSVIKKVVEIKKNIPFSDEVELSWFDMQKPNLTAVTKKGVNLVVKAKFTHLHENDILVCEDGMGIKVKRSVDEIFVLEFSDALTFAKTAYEIGNRHQPVIIEEFKIIVLDDISLSDIIKDCYTNEKIKCEKTKGYFKPNGKAHHSH; encoded by the coding sequence TTGCAATTTAGTGTGATAAAAAAAGTAGTTGAAATTAAAAAAAATATCCCATTTAGTGATGAGGTTGAACTCTCTTGGTTTGATATGCAAAAGCCAAATTTAACAGCTGTTACTAAAAAAGGAGTAAATTTAGTAGTAAAAGCTAAGTTTACTCATCTTCATGAAAATGATATTTTAGTTTGTGAAGATGGAATGGGAATAAAAGTTAAAAGAAGTGTTGATGAGATTTTTGTTTTAGAGTTTAGTGATGCTTTAACTTTTGCAAAAACTGCTTATGAAATAGGAAACAGACATCAGCCAGTTATTATTGAAGAGTTTAAAATCATAGTTTTAGATGATATCTCTTTAAGTGATATTATCAAAGATTGTTATACAAATGAAAAAATAAAGTGTGAAAAAACAAAAGGTTATTTCAAACCAAATGGAAAAGCACATCATAGTCACTAA
- a CDS encoding urease accessory protein UreF yields the protein MQKTNLKSLSRFIQILDGSFPSGVFVHSFGLEPHVLKEKVKDINSLKIYLENLIIDQYSKIEFVYVKKVYEALEKEKLNLVKKLDNSLGTYLTFEFAKASRDIGQNYFAQIKNLASKDIVKEYFSLIENKSCVGNEIIVLSVIAFDMDICLEDFIVMWTKKNLINIAVTTLKISRIKPSEIQKILFEIDEILEKFDYKNIKNKITNFNPLFEEIIFSHKNLEPKMFTT from the coding sequence ATGCAAAAAACAAATCTAAAAAGCCTAAGCCGATTTATACAAATACTTGATGGAAGTTTTCCCTCAGGTGTTTTTGTTCACTCTTTTGGTTTAGAGCCTCATGTTTTAAAAGAAAAAGTAAAAGATATAAATAGTTTAAAAATCTATTTAGAAAATCTAATTATCGACCAATACTCTAAAATAGAGTTTGTTTATGTTAAAAAAGTTTATGAAGCTTTAGAAAAAGAGAAATTAAATTTAGTAAAAAAACTTGATAATTCTCTTGGAACTTATTTGACTTTTGAGTTTGCAAAAGCTTCACGTGATATTGGGCAAAACTATTTTGCACAAATCAAAAATCTAGCTTCAAAAGATATTGTAAAAGAGTATTTCTCTTTGATTGAAAATAAATCTTGTGTTGGAAATGAAATAATAGTATTAAGTGTTATTGCTTTTGATATGGATATTTGTTTAGAAGATTTTATTGTTATGTGGACTAAAAAAAATCTTATAAACATAGCAGTTACAACTTTAAAAATCTCAAGAATAAAACCAAGTGAAATACAAAAAATACTTTTTGAAATTGATGAGATTTTAGAAAAGTTTGATTATAAAAATATAAAAAATAAAATCACAAATTTTAATCCACTTTTTGAAGAGATTATCTTCTCACATAAAAATTTAGAACCAAAGATGTTTACAACGTAA
- the ureC gene encoding urease subunit alpha — protein MKISKEKYASMYGPTVGDRFRLADTTLIAKIEKDYTIYGEESKFGGGKTVRDGMAQSPTAVDVADLIITNAIIIDYTGIYKTDIGIKDGKILAIGKSGNPNLCDGITHGLEIGANTEILSAEGKIITAGGIDTHIHFISPGQIDEALSSGVTTMIGGGTGPNTGTNATTCTPGEWNISKMIQSVDDLPLNFGFMGKGNSSSYEALKVQIEAGAMGLKLHEDWGSTPNAIDTCLSVADDFDVQVAIHTDTLNESGFVEATVGAFKNRTIHTFHSEGAGGGHAPDIMKVAGLANVLPSSTNPTLPYTKNTIEEHLDMLMVCHHLSPKIPEDVSFAESRIRGKTIAAEDVLHDLGAISITSSDSQAMGRVGEVIIRTWQVADSMKQQRGTLEGDDEKSDNNRIKRYIAKYTINPAIASGIDDYVGSVEVGKMADLVLWNRAFFGVKPEIIIKGGFIALAMMGDSNASIPTPEPNMYRPMFGSLGRASGATSVIFTSKIASSNLKDKLGISKEVLPVKNVRNIGKANMKLNDFIGDIEIDSETYDVKINGELIESNYVEKVPMARRYFMF, from the coding sequence ATGAAAATATCAAAAGAAAAATATGCTTCTATGTATGGACCAACTGTTGGTGATAGATTTAGACTTGCTGATACAACACTTATTGCTAAAATAGAAAAAGATTACACAATTTATGGTGAAGAGAGTAAGTTTGGTGGTGGGAAAACTGTACGTGATGGTATGGCTCAGAGTCCAACTGCTGTTGATGTTGCTGATTTGATTATTACAAATGCAATTATTATTGATTATACAGGAATTTATAAAACAGATATTGGAATCAAAGATGGAAAAATCTTAGCTATTGGAAAATCAGGAAATCCAAATCTTTGTGATGGTATTACTCATGGTTTAGAAATTGGAGCAAATACTGAAATCCTATCAGCTGAGGGAAAAATCATAACTGCTGGTGGAATAGATACACATATTCACTTTATAAGTCCAGGACAAATCGATGAAGCATTAAGTAGTGGTGTAACTACTATGATAGGTGGAGGAACTGGTCCAAATACTGGAACAAATGCTACAACTTGTACTCCAGGAGAGTGGAATATAAGTAAGATGATTCAAAGTGTTGATGATTTACCTTTAAACTTTGGATTTATGGGAAAAGGAAATAGTTCTTCTTATGAAGCTCTAAAAGTGCAAATAGAAGCTGGCGCTATGGGATTAAAACTTCATGAAGATTGGGGAAGTACACCAAATGCTATTGATACTTGTTTAAGTGTTGCAGATGATTTTGATGTACAAGTTGCAATTCATACAGATACTTTAAATGAATCAGGATTTGTTGAAGCAACGGTTGGAGCATTTAAAAATAGAACAATTCATACTTTCCATAGTGAAGGAGCAGGTGGTGGTCATGCACCTGATATTATGAAAGTTGCAGGCTTAGCAAATGTACTTCCATCAAGTACAAATCCAACTTTACCATATACAAAAAACACTATTGAAGAGCATCTTGATATGCTTATGGTTTGTCACCATTTAAGCCCAAAAATTCCTGAAGATGTTAGTTTTGCTGAGAGTAGAATCAGAGGAAAAACAATAGCTGCTGAAGATGTGTTACATGATTTAGGAGCTATTTCAATAACTAGTAGCGATTCACAAGCTATGGGAAGAGTTGGAGAAGTAATCATACGAACTTGGCAAGTTGCAGACTCTATGAAACAACAAAGAGGAACACTTGAAGGTGATGATGAAAAAAGTGATAACAATAGAATTAAGAGATATATTGCAAAATATACTATAAATCCTGCAATTGCTTCAGGAATTGATGATTATGTTGGAAGTGTTGAAGTCGGGAAAATGGCAGATTTAGTTTTATGGAATAGGGCATTTTTTGGAGTAAAACCAGAAATCATCATAAAAGGTGGATTTATAGCCTTAGCTATGATGGGTGATTCAAATGCTTCAATTCCAACGCCAGAACCAAATATGTATAGACCTATGTTTGGAAGTCTTGGACGTGCAAGTGGTGCTACAAGTGTTATTTTTACTTCAAAAATAGCAAGTTCAAATCTAAAGGATAAATTAGGAATTTCAAAAGAGGTATTGCCTGTAAAAAATGTTAGAAATATTGGAAAAGCCAATATGAAACTAAATGATTTTATAGGTGATATTGAAATAGATAGTGAAACATATGATGTAAAAATCAATGGAGAACTAATAGAATCAAATTACGTTGAAAAAGTGCCAATGGCAAGACGATATTTTATGTTTTAG
- the ureG gene encoding urease accessory protein UreG translates to MSLKIGIAGPVGSGKTSLIESLTNLLKDKYSLGIVTNDIYTTEDANYLKKTLDLDNERIIGVETGGCPHTAIRDDISMNQKAVIELEEKFNPDIVFVESGGDNLSATFSYELIDYYIYVIDVAQGADIPRKKGAGLLFSDLLIVNKIDLAPYVDIDLVDMEKDVKENRKNKPYVFISKKEPETLNQVISWIEALM, encoded by the coding sequence ATGAGTTTAAAAATAGGAATAGCAGGACCAGTTGGAAGTGGAAAAACTTCACTTATTGAGTCTTTAACAAATTTATTAAAAGACAAATATAGTTTGGGAATTGTAACAAACGATATTTATACAACAGAAGATGCAAATTATCTAAAAAAAACTCTTGATTTGGATAATGAAAGAATTATAGGTGTTGAAACAGGTGGATGTCCACACACAGCTATAAGAGATGATATATCTATGAATCAAAAAGCAGTTATTGAACTTGAAGAAAAATTCAATCCAGACATTGTATTTGTGGAAAGTGGTGGAGATAATTTAAGTGCTACTTTTTCTTATGAGTTAATTGATTATTATATTTATGTAATTGATGTTGCGCAAGGTGCTGATATTCCTAGAAAAAAAGGAGCAGGGCTACTTTTTTCTGACCTTTTAATTGTAAATAAAATAGATTTAGCGCCGTATGTTGATATAGATTTAGTTGATATGGAAAAAGATGTAAAAGAAAATAGAAAAAATAAACCTTATGTATTTATTTCAAAAAAAGAGCCCGAAACTTTAAATCAAGTAATTTCTTGGATTGAGGCTTTGATGTAA